In Vanrija pseudolonga chromosome 4, complete sequence, a single window of DNA contains:
- the ADI1 gene encoding 1,2-dihydroxy-3-keto-5-methylthiopentene dioxygenase: protein MKAYYYDDVPGDQRLAHDSGEEVSLSTLSHLGVFYRSIPVDAAGKWKGDIDEFAKERSYKNRDQITVTPEGLGPAYEDKIRSFFDEHLHEDEEIRYILGGSGFFDVRGGAGALDKKWVRIAVEEGDLIVIPAGIYHRFTVDERNTITALRLFQDEPKWTPYSRSDDTTEERPARKEYLDAITA from the exons ATGAAGGCCTACTACTACGACGACGTCCC TGGCGACCAGCGTCTCGCCCACGACTCGGGAGAGGAGGTCTCTCTCAGCACCCTGtcccacctcggcgtcttTTACAGGTCAATCCCTGTTGACGCCGCTGGCAAGTGGAAGGGCGACATTGACGAGTTTGCCAAGGAGCGCTCGTACAAGAAC CGCGACCAGATCACCGTCACCCCCGAGGGCCTCGGCCCGGCGTACGAGGACAAGATCCGCTCCTTCTTTGACGA GCATCTtcacgaggacgaggagatccgctacatcctcggcggctcgggttTCTTCGACGTTCGCG gtggtgctggtgcgcTCGACAAGAAGTGGGTGCGCATCGCtgtggaggagggcgacctGATCGTTATTCCTGCTGG CATTTACCACCGCTtcaccgtcgacgagcgcaacACGATCACCGCTCTGCGCCTCTTCCAGGACGAGCCCAAGTGGACGCCCTACTCGCGCTCCGACGACACCACTGAGGAGCGCCCTGCCAGGAAGGAGTACCTCGACGCCATTACGGCGTAG
- the svkA_1 gene encoding Serine/threonine-protein kinase svkA: protein MLALPQPTIDQSSAYTLLEKLGTGSFGTVWKAVHNVTEQVVAIKMIDLESTDDEIGEIQAEIAHLSTCSSDQVTRYYGSFVKGYRLWIVMEYLGGGSCLDLLKPGVFTEEQVAIVCRELLVGLEYLHSEGKIHRDIKAANVLLSENGEVKLADFGVAAQLSSHKSQRHTFVGTPFWMAPEVIRRDGYDSRADIWSLGITAMEMAKGEPPLAEFHPMRVLFLIPKEKAPRLKGDQWSQDFKDFIAACLQKAPESRPTAHDLLQHPFIRSALPTTRLRPLVKRYELFCHRNNKPIGSIRLPGTVVGQPVRAEWDFDETIRGTMKGMPVNLDLASLDRTPDEPSDDQRHTGSLSVSEENAPTLKADKAGNRPQAQEFGESTSTVRRIQKDNAALPSQSGSSQREAGSALVSEAVFPVLDGLGELQSRDKDAVDLLRTGFTALGRNNPELVFRIVTGVMDEIQSSNSASSILNNTPDLDRSKNEKRQATAKSDLILERGPLADLLYRRWLDGARLHAGAP, encoded by the exons ATGCTAGCACTACCACAACCCACCATCGATCAGTCATCCGCATACACCTTGCTGGAGAAGCTGGGCACGGGCAGCTTTGGCACAGTATGGAAAGC GGTCCACAATGTCACCGAACAGGTCGTGGCCATCAAAATGATCG ACCTCgagtcgaccgacgacgagattgGTGAAATCCAGGCCGAGATTGCCCATCTTTCAACCTGCTCGTCAGACCAAGTGACTCGATACTACGGCAGCTTTGTCAAGGGGTACCGACTGTGGATTGTCATGGAGTATCTGGGTGGTGGAAGCTGCCTTGATCTG CTCAAGCCAGGCGTATTCACAGAAGAGCAAGTCGCCATTGTTtgccgcgagctcctcgttgGACTAGAGTATCTCCACTCGGAAGGAAAGATTCACCGTGATATCAAGGCTGCCAACGTCCTTCTTTCGGAAAATGGAGAAGTCAAGCTCG CCGACTTTGGAGTTGCGGCACAGCTGTCGTCGCACAAATCCCAGCGGCACACCTTTGTGGGAACGCCATTCTGGATGGCCCCAGAAGTGATTCGCCGCGATGGATACGACTCAAGGGCCGATATTTGGTCCCTCGGCATCACTGCCATGGAGATGGCAAAGGGGgagccgccgctggccgAGTTCCACCCCATGCGAgtcctcttcctcatccCGAAGGAGAAGGCTCCAAGGCTGAAAGGGGATCAGTGGAGCCAGGACTTCAAGGACTTCATCGCGGCCTGCCTTCAGAAGGCACCGGAAAGT CGTCCGACCGCCCACGATTTGCTGCAGCACCCCTTCATTCGCTCTGCTCTCCCAACCACCCGCCTGAGGCCCCTTGTCAAGCGCTACGAGCTGTTCTGTCACCGTAACAACAAGCCTATTGGCTCCATTAGGCTGCCTGGAACGGTTGTTGGGCAGCCCGTGCGCGCGGAATGGGACTTTGACGAGACGATCCGAGGAACGATGAAGGGAATGCCTGTCAACTTGGATCTTGCCTCGTTGGACAGGACCCCAGATGAGCCCTCAGACGATCAGAGACACACGGGTTCCCTC TCTGTCTCGGAAGAGAACGCTCCAACATTGAAGGCCGATAAGGCCGGCAACCGTCCCCAAGCGCAGGAATTTGGCGAAAG CACGTCCACCGTGCGTCGGATTCAGAAGGACAATGCGGCGTTGCCTAGTCAGTCTGGGTCGTCTCAAcgcgaggcaggcagcgcgcTCGTCTCGGAGGCAGTGTTCCCGGTGCTGGATGGG cttggcgagcttcaGTCCAGAGACAAGGACGCGGTGGATCTTCTCCGAACAGGTTTCACCGCTCTTGGAAGGAATAACCCCGAACTCGTCTTCCGCATCGTCACGGGGGTCATGGACGAGATCCAAAG cagcaacagcgcTTCTAGCATCCTCAACAACACACCCGACCTTGACCGCTCCAAGAATGAGAAGCGCCAGGCTACCGCCAAGTCGGATTTGATTCTTGAGCGGGGCCCACTTGCCGACCTACTATACCGACGTT GGCTGGATGGCGCTCGGTTACATGCTGGGGCTCCTTGA
- the svkA_1 gene encoding Serine/threonine-protein kinase svkA → MLALPQPTIDQSSAYTLLEKLGTGSFGTVWKAVHNVTEQVVAIKMIDLESTDDEIGEIQAEIAHLSTCSSDQVTRYYGSFVKGYRLWIVMEYLGGGSCLDLLKPGVFTEEQVAIVCRELLVGLEYLHSEGKIHRDIKAANVLLSENGEVKLADFGVAAQLSSHKSQRHTFVGTPFWMAPEVIRRDGYDSRADIWSLGITAMEMAKGEPPLAEFHPMRVLFLIPKEKAPRLKGDQWSQDFKDFIAACLQKAPESRPTAHDLLQHPFIRSALPTTRLRPLVKRYELFCHRNNKPIGSIRLPGTVVGQPVRAEWDFDETIRGTMKGMPVNLDLASLDRTPDEPSDDQRHTGSLVRARHLDLPDVTQSVSEENAPTLKADKAGNRPQAQEFGESTSTVRRIQKDNAALPSQSGSSQREAGSALVSEAVFPVLDGLGELQSRDKDAVDLLRTGFTALGRNNPELVFRIVTGVMDEIQSSNSASSILNNTPDLDRSKNEKRQATAKSDLILERGPLADLLYRRWLDGARLHAGAP, encoded by the exons ATGCTAGCACTACCACAACCCACCATCGATCAGTCATCCGCATACACCTTGCTGGAGAAGCTGGGCACGGGCAGCTTTGGCACAGTATGGAAAGC GGTCCACAATGTCACCGAACAGGTCGTGGCCATCAAAATGATCG ACCTCgagtcgaccgacgacgagattgGTGAAATCCAGGCCGAGATTGCCCATCTTTCAACCTGCTCGTCAGACCAAGTGACTCGATACTACGGCAGCTTTGTCAAGGGGTACCGACTGTGGATTGTCATGGAGTATCTGGGTGGTGGAAGCTGCCTTGATCTG CTCAAGCCAGGCGTATTCACAGAAGAGCAAGTCGCCATTGTTtgccgcgagctcctcgttgGACTAGAGTATCTCCACTCGGAAGGAAAGATTCACCGTGATATCAAGGCTGCCAACGTCCTTCTTTCGGAAAATGGAGAAGTCAAGCTCG CCGACTTTGGAGTTGCGGCACAGCTGTCGTCGCACAAATCCCAGCGGCACACCTTTGTGGGAACGCCATTCTGGATGGCCCCAGAAGTGATTCGCCGCGATGGATACGACTCAAGGGCCGATATTTGGTCCCTCGGCATCACTGCCATGGAGATGGCAAAGGGGgagccgccgctggccgAGTTCCACCCCATGCGAgtcctcttcctcatccCGAAGGAGAAGGCTCCAAGGCTGAAAGGGGATCAGTGGAGCCAGGACTTCAAGGACTTCATCGCGGCCTGCCTTCAGAAGGCACCGGAAAGT CGTCCGACCGCCCACGATTTGCTGCAGCACCCCTTCATTCGCTCTGCTCTCCCAACCACCCGCCTGAGGCCCCTTGTCAAGCGCTACGAGCTGTTCTGTCACCGTAACAACAAGCCTATTGGCTCCATTAGGCTGCCTGGAACGGTTGTTGGGCAGCCCGTGCGCGCGGAATGGGACTTTGACGAGACGATCCGAGGAACGATGAAGGGAATGCCTGTCAACTTGGATCTTGCCTCGTTGGACAGGACCCCAGATGAGCCCTCAGACGATCAGAGACACACGGGTTCCCTCGTGAGAGCTCGTCATTTGGATCTGCCTGACGTGACGCAGTCTGTCTCGGAAGAGAACGCTCCAACATTGAAGGCCGATAAGGCCGGCAACCGTCCCCAAGCGCAGGAATTTGGCGAAAG CACGTCCACCGTGCGTCGGATTCAGAAGGACAATGCGGCGTTGCCTAGTCAGTCTGGGTCGTCTCAAcgcgaggcaggcagcgcgcTCGTCTCGGAGGCAGTGTTCCCGGTGCTGGATGGG cttggcgagcttcaGTCCAGAGACAAGGACGCGGTGGATCTTCTCCGAACAGGTTTCACCGCTCTTGGAAGGAATAACCCCGAACTCGTCTTCCGCATCGTCACGGGGGTCATGGACGAGATCCAAAG cagcaacagcgcTTCTAGCATCCTCAACAACACACCCGACCTTGACCGCTCCAAGAATGAGAAGCGCCAGGCTACCGCCAAGTCGGATTTGATTCTTGAGCGGGGCCCACTTGCCGACCTACTATACCGACGTT GGCTGGATGGCGCTCGGTTACATGCTGGGGCTCCTTGA
- the Os10g0370000 gene encoding putative protein phosphatase 2C 71 has product MSKPKPGLGKGLARTLVHPVPTAPSAAIHHPIALPPLASSNTTRVSSLSGPRSSQWPSAVVPNHMALLPLWDAPQTELGRRSYVTAASPLRASVDTSTSTPSSSSYSFPQYLPPSLLFDRPRPPFNDVHLPPPPPLPTAAVLRAPSPPHPAKQPRPTQTHTVLSPTPQLNNGPSPSPSPPLTYLGIRPDRVDIHKTAPIPDPNNLTLYSSNLIFHLGASGSAKERFPSPPSRGRSQTPPPPRPRSFPLPDITPPTALHSTAVGEDSYFARVDGVCVADGVGGWSRSGKGPADAGRWSRLLTHYCEEEVARWWAGADDYMTSDDDASGWAARAWKRGAESEAGGTAASRRHRRPLDPVEIMQKGYEKCLSCAAAEGIYGSSTCLLALLHHSTLLVANLGDCSLLVIRRGEVVFRTSEMQHAFNFPLQLGTHSRDEPMKDAKRYDFTVEKEDVVIVGSDGLMDNLFDEDILETLQEFSTPSQPSSLPPFSPQVVSEALCNRARAVSEQTTATTPFMIRAIEEGIDFVGGKRDDISVLVGVIGDRDRDGLNMTLDAGVL; this is encoded by the exons ATGTCAAAGCCAAAGCCAGGTCTCGGCAAGGGCCTTGCCAGGACTCTTGTCCACCCTGTCCCAACAGCACCATCAGCAGCCATTCACCACCCGATAGCCTTGCCACCATTGGCATCGTCCAACACGACTCGAGTATCGTCACTCTCGGGCCCACGGTCGTCGCAATGGCCGTCAGCCGTCGTCCCCAACCATATGGCCTTGTTGCCACTATGGGATGCTCCACAGACCGAGCTTGGTCGCCGGTCGTATGTCACCGCGGCGTCCCCGCTCCGTGCCTCTGTCGatacctcgacctcgacgccttcATCGTCGAGTTACTCGTTTCCCCAGTACCTTCCTCCTTCCTTGTTGTTTGACCGCCCCCGACCACCATTCAACGATGTTCACCTCccaccgcctcccccgcTCCCGACAGCCGCTGTGCTGCGAGCCCCATCACCCCCTCATCCCGCCAAACAACCCCGTCCCACTCAGACGCACACAGTCTTGTCACCAACCCCGCAATTGAACAATGGCCCTTCCCCCTCGCCAAGTCCGCCCCTTACTTATCTCGGGATTAGACCAGACCGCGTTGACATTCACAAGACGGCGCCAATACCCGATCCAAACAACCTCACGCTCTACTCGTCAAACTTGATCTTTCACTTGGGAGCCAGTGGATCAGCCAAAGAGAGGTTTCCTTCCCCGCCGTCTAGAGGACGTTCCCAGACACCTCCGCCTCCGAGGCCTCGGTCTTTCCCTTTGCCAGACATTACGCCCCCGACAGCCTTGCATTCGACGGCAGTAGGCGAGGACTCGTACTTCGCCCGAGTTGACGGCGTCTGTGTGGCCGATGGTGTTGGGGGATGGTCGAGGTCGGGTAAGGGGCCAGCAGATGCCGGCCGGTGGAGCCGCCTTCTCACCCACTACTGTGAAGAAGAGGTGGCCCGCTggtgggccggcgccgacgattACATGACTTCCGACGATGATGCCTCGGGGTGGGCAGCCCGGGCATGGAAGCGTGGAGCCGAGTCCGAAGCAGGAGGCACAGCAGCAagccgccgacaccgccgaccTCTCGACCCCGTCGAAATCATGCAGAAGGGCTATGAGAAATGTCTGTCGTGCGCGGCCGCAGAG GGAATCTatggctcgtcgacgtgttTGCTGGCTCTCCTTCACCACTCGACTCTGCTCGTGGCCAATCTCGGCGACTGCAGCTTGCTGGTGATCCGCCGGGGAGAGGTCGTGTTCCGAACCTCGGAAATGCAGCATGCCTTCAACTTCCCTCTGCAGTTGGGGACCCACTCTCGCGATGAGCCCATGAAGGACGCCAAGCGATATGATTTCAccgtcgagaaggaggatgTTGTTATTGTCGGTAGTGACGGGCTCATGGACAACTTG TTTGATGAGGATATCCTAGAAACGCTTCAAGAGTTTTCGACACCTTCCCAGCCATCATCACTGCCGCCATTCTCGCCTCAAGTGGTATCCGAGGCGCTGTGCAACAGGGCGCGCGCCGTTTCCGAGCAAACCACCGCAACTACACCTTTCATGATTCGGGCGATTGAAGAAGGCATCGACTTTGTCGGTGGCAAGAGAGACGACATTTCAgttctcgtcggcgtcattggcgaccgcgaccgcgacgggTTGAACATGACACTAGACGCAGGAGTTCTCTAG
- the MTM1 gene encoding Mitochondrial carrier protein MTM1 → MGRPDLDIPLLPDAQEDLGGEYEWPEAGPSKRPLQSSAAPDRGGGGVDAFTAKAAAAMTGAMATSLLMTPFDVLKTRLQTVQPSLRPKFFPPPVECCQTPVLSAATSAATSVTCASSTLPGAPPQVRITPVVAAPAGCYHPSKWAGIWGEAMTFEEAMSRGILGPGGTLSLPRGTPRAEPSSPGFWSEIAAVRRETGIRGLWKGVGTTLTMSIPSSAIYMLGYEYLLKRLSPVFTDAPSATLTPAPLVAGSLARTFSATIISPIEMFRTRLQALPAPGHPSPTYASTGKEMATLVRHEGPSVLWRGLGPTLWRDVPFSGIYWAFFEMTKAHLSSPSSVLPPLSPIATSFCSGAFSGTVAALLTQPFDVLKTRRQVFTPSKDCSPEALRHRASTFPLALHVIRTEGWQALFAGVVPRCGKIAPACGLMIACYEGVSRYLGSPRA, encoded by the exons ATGGGACGGCCAGACCTCGACATTCCACTGCTGCCCGATGCACAAGAGGACCTCGGTGGCGAGTACGAGTGGCCCGAAGCTGGGCCCTCGAAGCGACCTCTGCAGTCGTCCGCTGCACCGgaccgtggcggcggcggagtcGATGCCTTTActgccaaggctgccgccgccatgacGGGCGCCATGGCGACAAGTCTGCTCA TGACACCATTCGACGTGCTCAAGACCCGTTTACAAACAGTTCAGCCGTCACTACGACCAAAGTTCTTTCCCCCACCGGTAGAGTGCTGCCAAACGCCAGTACTGTCAGCAGCAACGTCAGCAGCAACGTCGGTAACATGTGCCTCGTCGACCCTTCCCGGAGCTCCGCCCCAAGTTCGGATCACCCCTGTCGTGGCTGCCCCAGCCGGCTGCTACCACCCTTCCAAGTGGGCGGGTATCTGGGGCGAGGCCATGACATTCGAGGAGGCCATGTCGCGTGGCATTCTGGGACCAGGAGGGACGCTGTCGCTGCCAAGAGGCACACCACGAGCGGAGCCATCGTCACCGGGGTTCTGGAGCGAGATTGCGGCAGTTCGTCGTGAGACGGGCATTAGAGGACTGTGGAAGGGTGTGGGGACCACACT AACAATGTCCATCCCCTCCTCTGCCATCTACATGCTGGGATACGAGTATCTTCTCAAGAGGCTGTCTCCAGTCTTCACCGATGCCCCATCTGCCACCCTCACGCCGGCACCACTTGTCGCGGGTTCGCTGGCGCGGACATTTAGCGCGACCATCATCTCGCCCATTGAGATGTTCCGTACGCGACTCCAGGCGCTTCCAGCGC CTGGACACCCATCACCAACATATGCCTCCACTGGCAAGGAAATGGCCACACTTGTCCGCCACGAAGGTCCAAGTGTCCTCtggcgcggcctcggcccgACACTGTGGCGAGATGTGCCCTTCTCAG GAATCTACTGGGCCTTTTTCGAGATGACCAAGGCTCATCTCAGCTCGCCTTCGTCCGTCCTtcctcccctctcccccatTGCCACCTCGTTCTGTTCCGGCGCATTCAGCGGCACGGTCGCTGCCCTCCTCACCCAGCCTTTCGACGTCCTCAAGACTCGTCGCCAGGTCTTCACCCCATCCAAGGATTGCTCCCCAGAGGCTCTTCGCCACCGCGCCAGCACATTCCCACTTGCACTACACGTCATCCGCACCGAAGGCTGGCAAGCGCTCTTCGCTGGCGTCGTGCCACGATGCGGCAAAATTGCCCCTGCCTGTGGCTTGATGATCGCATGCTACGAAGGTGTTTCCAGGTATCTGGGAAGCCCGAGGGCCTAA
- the GLX_2 gene encoding Aldehyde oxidase GLOX yields the protein MLLSLVLMATAASAAVSPRSSHGHRDIARRAAAAAAAKAPAGGFDIVGDSGVSAQMMFLGTKDTVFILDKSENNSMTVTTNGVTHPAWGSTYNLQTNEAIPIEVTSNTFCAGGFSVANGSWVVFGGNQPVTYGGVAVNDKGLNPNGTNPYTNTDGGAAIRLMTPCDDGSCPWYEGGNSLTMAAKRWYPTIEGLADGSVIVLGGDHNGGYVSTFAQNEPSYEYWPKQSSGAIPMNFLNATVPVNLFPLTWLLPSGKLFLQAAYKTILYDLKVRQEIPLQDMPYAQRVYPASAAAAMLPLTPQNGYSAEILFCGGSAADLSKSTDGGAMFNVTAVVADNTCVRIRPDDANPVYTDDDKLPEPRCMGSFVYLPDGTMWLGNGVGMGTAGYGDDHYSLGQSYGQHPVYMPVIYNPNAPAGSRFNRDGLSASSEERMYHSTAILLADGSVLVSGSNPNKDVTNVQWGTKYSVEKWYPTWYNQPRPIPTTPFPSSLSYGGDAWTLNFTQIGVDPSTIKVAVVRTGFSTHGMNFGQRYLELETSYSLINATGEVTLTVGQMPINPNIFTPGPAMIFLVVNGIPSEGELVVIGNGQIGTQPIGAATVLPQSQVFVAAPNEPVASVSASLVEETPRPPVASAGVVAARPSSATTVGIPATLTVAVAALCAMLWS from the exons ATGCTCCTTTCTCTCGTCTTGATGGCcactgccgcctcggcggctgTTAGCCCAAGATCATCCCACGGCCATCGCGACATTGCGCGGAGGGCagcggccgctgcggcggccaaggctcCCGCCGGTGGCTTTGACATTGTCGGCGACTCTGGTGTCTCGGCGCAGATGATGTTTCTGGGCACCAAGGACACCGTCTTCATCCTCGACAAGTCGGAGAACAACTCGATGACCGTCACCACCAACGGCGTCACCCACCCGGCTTGGGGTTCCACCTACAACCTGCAAACCAACGAGGCCATTCCCATCGAGGTCACGTCCAACACCTTTTGCGCAGGTGGCTTTTCCGTGGCCAACGGCTCTTGGGTTGTGTTTGGTGGCAACCAGCCTGTCACGTACGGCGGTGTCGCCGTCAACGACAAGGGCCTCAACCCTAATGGCACAAACCCTTACACCAACACCgacggtggcgccgccaTCCGTCTCATGACTCCCTGCGACGACGGATCCTGCCCATGGTACGAGGGTGGTAACTCACTGACAATGGCC GCCAAGCGCTGGTACCCTACCATTGAGGGCCTTGCAGACGGCTCGGTCATCGTTCTTGGCGGCGACCACAACGGAGG CTATGTGTCTACCTTTGCCCAGAACGAGCCCTCGTACGAGTACTGGCCCAAGCAGTCCTCGGGTGCGATTCCCATGAACTTCCTCAACGCCACTGTCCCCGTCAACCTCTTCCCCTTGACATGGCTTCTTCCCAGCGGCAAGCTGTTCCTGCAGGCCGCGTACAAGACGATCCTCTACGACTTGAAGGTCCGCCAGGAGATTCCGCTCCAGGACATGCCCTATGCTCAGCGTGTCTACCCAGCttcggctgcggctgccaTGCTCCCTCTTACGCCTCAGAACGGCTACTCGGCCGAGATTCTGTTCTGCGGCGGTTCCGCTGCCGACCTGAGCAAGTCGACCGACGGTGGCGCCATGTTCAACGTCACCGCCGTTGTTGCCGACAACACCTGCGTTCGTATCCGTCCAGATGACGCCAACCCCGTCTACACCGACGATGACAAGCTCCCCGAGCCTCGCTGCATGGGCTCGTTTGTCTACCTCCCGGACGGAACAATGTGGCTCGGCAACGGTGTTGGCATGGGCACTGCCGGCTACGGTGATGACCACTACTCTCTTGGCCAGAGCTATGGCCAGCACCCCGTCTACATGCCTGTCATCTACAACCCCAACGCTCCTGCCGGCTCGCGGTTCAACCGCGACGGTCTCTCGGCGAGCTCCGAGGAGCGCATGTACCACTCGACTGCCATCCTCCTTGCTGACGGTTCCGTCCTGGTCTCGGGAAGCAACCCCAACAAGGATGTGACCAACGTTCAGTGGGGCACCAAGTACTCGGTCGAGAAGTGGTACCCTACGTGGTACAACCAGCCCCGCCCCATCCCGACCACACCCTTCCCATCGTCTCTCTCGTACGGCGGTGATGCCTGGACCCTCAACTTTACCCAGATTGGTGTTGACCCATCGACCATcaaggtcgccgtcgtccgcaCGGGCTTCAGCACCCACGGCATGAACTTTGGACAGCGTTACCTTGAGCTTGAGACTTCCTACTCGCTCATCAATGCCACTGGCGAGGTCACCCTCACGGTCGGCCAGATGCCCATCAACCCCAACATCTTTACCCCCGGTCCCGCCATGATCTTCCTCGTGGTCAACGGGATCCCCtccgagggcgagcttgTTGTTATTGGCAACGGCCAGATTGGTACTCAGCCTATTGGCGCCGCTACTGTGCTCCCCCAGTCGCAGGTCTTCGTCGCCGCACCCAACGAGCCCGTTGCCTCAGTGTCCGCTTCGCTTGTGGAGGAGACGCCAAGGCCACCCGTTGCCTCGGCGGGTGTCGTTGCAGCTCGTCCTTCGTCTGCAACGACCGTTGGCATCCCCGCGACTCTTACCGTCGCTGTGGCTGCTCTGTGCGCCATGCTCTGGTCGTAA
- the BQ2027_MB3374 gene encoding putative methyltransferase Mb3374 codes for MSSTTQVHGIAASGFAEGTNDLYDRARPSYPPNALQHIFKAVGGKPGGTYIEPGSGTGIFSRQVLSPPTPEFPAFKPKVLVGVEPSAGMRAAWDRGNAKLPAAALAGVDARSVDGGFDDYSHTKLDKGSADAIFIVQAFHWCQDYEKALREAAAYLKPGAPLVILWNLETKDGYQGQAREFYQPYDLGTPQYYRMRWRAMEDTPAFTELFEPLEETKFTWSSPVTEDGVVDRILSKSYLTEAHLNGDSRVEFIKGLREIIRNGDKDWVDKENGVFQWKSDTDVLVLRKRQ; via the exons ATGAGCTCTACTACGCAAGTGCACGGAATCGCTGCCAGCGGTTTTGCCGAGGGGACAAACGACCTC TATGATCGCGCGCGCCCTTCGTACCCGCCCAACGCGCTGCAGCACATCTTCAAGGCCGTCGGCGGTAAGCCTGGCGGCACGTACATCGAGCCCGGCTCCGGCACGGGCATCTTCTCGCGCCAGGTCCTGAGCCCCCCGACGCCCGAGTTCCCCGCGTTCAAGCCCAaggtgctcgtcggcgtcgagccgagcgcggggatgcgcgcggcgtgggaTCGCGGAAACGCAAAGCTCCCAGCCGCAgctctcgccggcgtcgatgcGCGCTCTGTCGACGGCGGGTTCGACGACTACTCGCacaccaagctcgacaagggctccgccgacgccatcttTATTGTCCAGGCATTCCACTGGTGTCAAGACTATGAGAAGGCTCTG CGCGAGGCAGCAGCCTACCTCAAGCCCGGTGCACCGCTCGTCATCCTCTGGAATCTCGAAACGAAAGACGGATATCAAGGACAGGCGCGCGAGTTCTACCAGCCTTATGATCTGGGAACGCCACAGTATTACCGCATGCGCTGGAGGGCGATGGAGGACACCCCGGCCTTTACTGAGCTCTTCGAGCCTCTCGAGGAGACCAAGTTCACGTGGTCAAGTCCCGTAACTGAGGATGGCGTCGTTGACCGCATCCTCTCCAAATCGTACCTCACCGAGGCCCATCTCAACGGAGACAGTAGGGTCGAGTTTATCAAGGGGCTGCGCGAAATCATCCGCAATGGGGACAAGGACTGGGTGGACAAGGAG AACGGAGTGTTCCAGTGGAAGTCCGACaccgacgtgctcgtgctccgAAAGAGACAGTAA